The sequence ATTTTCCCTCTCTTTTTAACATACATAAATCAATCCCTCCTCCATTATCTTTTGATATCTCGCTTTATAATTTTTTCAATTTTATCAACATATCTTATTCTTTATCAAATTCTCCTTTCTATAATAAATTTTCGATATTATTTAAAAAATCTCAATAATGCAAATATTATATTTTTATTGTATAATATTGATTATATTATTAATGTGTTCAGGAATACATTTTCATAGTATTTATTATATAATATTTAAATTAGAAAAACTTCTTATGGGGGTGATTTTTTGTCTATATATAATGCTGAATATACTATAAATTATGAATACCGAAATGTCCTTTTAACTCATTTTAAGGATATGGGTGAAATCATTGATTTTAACAAGGATACTTTAATCGAGTTTGAATATAAAAAATTAAATTATATATATTTAATTCTGAATGGTATAGTTAAACAATTTTTTTTGGATTCCAATGGAGTTGAAAAAACAATATTGATATTAACAAAAGGAGATATGTTTGGTGAAATAACAATGATTCAAAATGATTATGACCGTGTTATTACCAGAACTTATTCTCCTGTTAAGGTTTGTAAAATTAATAAAGATATATTTTATAATTACCTAAAAAATAATCCTTATGTATATGATAGTATTTTATTAATGATTACCACAAAGTTCAGGATATTAATGTACCAGATTTATGACAAAACATATTTGAGTACAAAGGAAAGGCTGTTTTCCCTTTTAAGAAGACTGTCCGTCCAGCATGGTTCCCTCAAAGAAACAGGTTATGAAATAAATTTAAATCTTACCCATGAAGAATTAGCTACTATGATCGGCTCTACAAGGAGTACTGTAACTAAGCTGTTAAAGACATTAGAATCTGAAGGCAAGATAACAAGGAACGGGAAAAAAATAATATTTCATTATAAAATATAGATAAGCAATATGTATTAAAGTTTTGAATTTGAGCGAAGGGCAGTACGGATTTGTAAACAAAACTATTATAAATTAGTGTATAATTAGTAATAAAAGTGAACAAGGGAGGATCTATATGGGAAAAATATTCGTTTATATCTATAATGACATGGCAGATTATGAAATAACCTTTACTTGCTATATGCTTAACGGGAATATTAAACATAAAATCACTCCCGTAGCATACAATGAATAATGTTAAGGCATTATCAGGCCTTATTTATACTCCGGTAATGACTGTAAAGGAAGCAATTGAATATGATGATATCGAAGGACTTATTATACCTGGCGGCAAGAATGATGAGCAGAGACCCGAGCTCACAAAGTTAATAAATAAAACATATAAAAAAGGAAAACTTACTGCGGCTATATGCGCAGGTCCCAGGTTCTTTGCAAAGACTGGGATACTGGAAGATAAAAAGTTCACTACATCACTGTCTCCTGAATATTTCGTAGAACAAAAGAAGGAAGATCCGTTTAACTGGGACAATTTTATAAAACAAAAGGTAATAAGAGACGGAAACATAATAACCGCACCTGGGGTTTCATTTGTTGATTTTACTGCTGAAATAATGGACTTTTATAAGCTGTTTGAAGATGAAGCGGAGAAGAAGGATTTCGGAGATACTTTCAAGTAAAAATTACGTGTTCTGAAATATGCTATAAGTTTTAGCTGTGAAAGCACTGAAATTAAAAGTGCTTAAAGTAAACCCTTTAGCAAAATCCGGAGAAATCCTTCATTGAGTTGCCAAGCCTTCCCTCATTTTGAGTTCATTATTATTTATTATTCTGCAAAAATACACTTCTTCCAAAATATTAATGATACTTTTCAGTTTATAATAATCACTATATATAAAATCTTCTAATAACATTTTAATGTTTACTAAAAATGTAAAAAGCGTAAAGATAATTAGTATAAATCCTATTAACAAAAGATGAATATACAGGAATGAAGATGGCAAGTATAGAACCGGTTTTTATAAAATAAGGTGCTTTTAGTTTTTCTGAGTAATTTTTAATATATTCAATTAAAAATTTAAGTTGATTATCATTTAAATTTTTAACATCAGACTTTTCAATAAATTCTGTTTTCCTCATATTATTAAACTCTATCATATTACTACATCCAAATGTTTTTTTATAACTCTATTGAAACTTTTAGTATATGAAAAAAGATATATAATTAAAATTATAATAATTATAATAATTTTCAAAATATTATTGATCTTAAACGGTTTATCTATAATTGCTATTACAAAACTCACTGGCAATATAACAAATATAAAAATTTTCATAACCGAAGAGAAATTTTTTATTATTTTTTTTGATGAATAAATTTTTTTATAATTATCTAATAACTTGTTAATCACAATAACAACTCCTTTACCCTGCTATATGATAAAATCCTTATCCCCGTATTTTTTCAATTTTCTCTAATTAGTTTTTTGAAATATTATCCGATTTTATTTTATTACTGTGCAGATACCGAGTATTTTATCAGACGATTTCAAATCTACCTA is a genomic window of Acidilutibacter cellobiosedens containing:
- a CDS encoding Crp/Fnr family transcriptional regulator, producing MSIYNAEYTINYEYRNVLLTHFKDMGEIIDFNKDTLIEFEYKKLNYIYLILNGIVKQFFLDSNGVEKTILILTKGDMFGEITMIQNDYDRVITRTYSPVKVCKINKDIFYNYLKNNPYVYDSILLMITTKFRILMYQIYDKTYLSTKERLFSLLRRLSVQHGSLKETGYEINLNLTHEELATMIGSTRSTVTKLLKTLESEGKITRNGKKIIFHYKI
- a CDS encoding DJ-1/PfpI family protein, with protein sequence MNNVKALSGLIYTPVMTVKEAIEYDDIEGLIIPGGKNDEQRPELTKLINKTYKKGKLTAAICAGPRFFAKTGILEDKKFTTSLSPEYFVEQKKEDPFNWDNFIKQKVIRDGNIITAPGVSFVDFTAEIMDFYKLFEDEAEKKDFGDTFK